The Osmerus eperlanus chromosome 7, fOsmEpe2.1, whole genome shotgun sequence genome includes a region encoding these proteins:
- the LOC134023082 gene encoding transcriptional repressor p66-beta-like, whose amino-acid sequence MERLNEEAVRLSLLKRGLDSSSSSSSHGPGPAAERDELLSKRIKMEGHQAMERLKMLAYLKRKDLAGFEAAGLVGLNAAATAGMADVKGHHHSSSGLGGGAYDERTNGTLRGPAAGVSHHAMLGKSGKENMGEEPVDMSAKRGDTDRERLTPSPDVIVLSDNEASSPRGPSRGEERLRTANLEMFKGKSGEERQKMIRSLREELRLEEARLVLLKKLRQSQLQKENLVQKVPVVQNTASAIQSGASVHGAQSMNKMSARPGLHTPEPQNLRLAQGHSVIRSASNSSMSQMMMSQRVIAPNPGQLQGQRLMQKQGGMRTLTGSANSAVTYQQSSNQQVGASQRSSSSSSSSAMYMNLAHMQAAGGAAGVTGVGAVSPSSLHSPGGAAASMADTASSQAAAKLALRKQLEKTLLEIPPPKPPAPLLHFLPSAANSEFIYMVGLEEVVQSVIDSQGKLRLPFSSMEPFMCAQCKTDFTPHWKQEKGGRILCELCMTSNQKKALKAEHTNRLKNAFVKALQQEQEIEQRIQLQAALATSSAQTSPSVSKAETMSRHHTHRQNPQPQVTQSQASLQRSLSGSARGVLSNFAQASQLSVASSLMGMTGKRCGQAGTSGHSRAQQQQQHDNRRQLYSIPGVNIAYLNPGNVGGHKGSSLADRQREYLLDMIPPRSISQSLTGQK is encoded by the exons ATGGAGAGGCTGAATGAGGAGGCGGTGCGCCTGAGCCTGCTGAAGCGCGGCCtggactcctcctcctcgtcttcgtCCCACGGCCCGGGGCCCGCCGCAGAGCGCGACGAGCTGCTGTCCAAGCGCATCAAGATGGAGGGCCACCAGGCCATGGAGCGCCTCAAGATGCTGGCCTACCTGAAACGCAAGGACCTGGCCGGCTTCGAGGCCGCCGGATTGGTGGGGCTCAACGCCGCCGCCACGGCCGGCATGGCCGATGTCAAGGGTCACCACCACAGCTCGTCggggctggggggcggggcctaCGACGAGAGGACTAACGGGACCTTGAGGGGCCCGGCGGCGGGCGTGTCCCACCACGCCATGTTGGGAAAGAGTGGGAAGGAGAACATGGGGGAGGAACCGGTGGATATGAGCGCCAAaagagg TGACACGGACAGAGAACGCCTCACCCCATCCCCTGACGTCATCGTCCTGTCGGACAACGAGGCGTCCAGCCCCAGAGGGccgagcagaggggaggagcgaCTGAGGACGGCCAACCTAGAGATgttcaag ggtaaGAGCGGCGAGGAGAGGCAGAAGATGATCCGGTCTCTGAGAGAGGAGCTGAGGTTGGAGGAGGCCAGACTGGTGCTGCTGAAGAAGCTGAGGCAGAGCCAGTTACAGAAGGAGAACCTTGTCCAGAAG gtccctgTGGTCCAGAACACAGCCTCGGCCATTCAGAGCGGAGCTTCTGTCCACGGTGCTCAGAGCATGAACAAGATGTCTGCCCGACCAGGTCTCCACACCCCGGAGCCACAGAACCTCCGCTTGGCACAG GGTCACTCTGTCATCAGGTCCGCCTCCAACAGCTCCATGTCCcagatgatgatgtcacagagggTCATAGCACCCAACCCCGGCCAGCTGCAGGGCCAGAGACTGATGCAGAAGCAGGGCGGCATGCGTACCCTGACGGGCAGCGCCAACAGCGCTGTGACCTACCAACAG TCCTCCAACCAGCAGGTGGGGGCCTCCCAgcgttcctcctcctcgtcctcctcctccgccatgTACATGAACCTGGCCCACATGCAGGCGGCGGGCGGCGCCGCGGGAGTAACAGGGGTGGGTGCGGTCAGCCCTTCCTCCCTGCACAGCCCCGGAGGGGCGGCGGCGTCCATGGCCGACACGGCCAGCAGTCAGGCGGCCGCCAAGCTGGCCCTGCGCAAGCAGCTGGAGAAGACCCTGCTGGAGATCCCCCCGCCCAAACCGccagcacccctcctccacttcctgccgTCGGCGGCCAACAGCGAGTTCATCTAcatggtggggctggaggaggtggtgcaGAGTGTCATCGACAGCCAGG GGAAACTGCGCTTGCCCTTCTCCTCTATGGAGCCCTTCATGTGCGCCCAGTGTAAGACCGACTTCACACCCCACTGGAAGCAGGAGAAGGGCGGGCGCATTCTGTGCGAACTCTGCATGACATCCAATCAGAAGAAGGCCTTGAAGGCCGAGCACACCAATAGACTGAAGAACGCCTTCGTCAAAGCCCTGCAGCAGGAGCAG GAAATTGAGCAAAGAATCCAACTCCAGGCTGCTCTCGCCACCAGCTCTGCCCAGACGTCCCCCAGTGTGAGCAAGGCTGAGACCATGAgccgacaccacacacacagacag AACCCTCAGCCCCAGGTGACCCAGTCCCAGGCCTCCCTCCAGCGCAGCCTGAGTGGCTCCGCCCGAGGCGTCCTGTCTAACTTCGCCCAGGCCTCCCAGCTCTCCGTGGCCAGCAGCCTCATGGGCATGACAGGCAAGCGCTGTGGCCAGGCGGGCACCAGCGGGCACAGCcgggcacagcagcagcagcagcatgacAACAGGCGCCAGCTCTACAGCATCCCTG GGGTAAACATCGCCTACCTGAACCCAGGCAACGTCGGGGGCCACAAGGGGTCCAGTCTGGCTGACCGCCAGAGGGAGTACCTGCTGGACATGATTCCCCCTCGCTCCATATCCCAGTCCCTCACTGGACAGAAATGA